In one window of Kosmotoga pacifica DNA:
- a CDS encoding ABC transporter ATP-binding protein, whose product MGEYIEVSNLCKDYTIYKRRGLRREKEIVHAVRNISFGVKKGEFLGYIGPNGAGKSTTIKMLTGILTPTSGEVRVAGFCPWKERRKYVKNLGAIFGQKTQMWWDLPVKDTYKVLKAIYKVPEAKFRKQLSFLIDRLEIMEFYEQPVRQLSLGQRMRAELAACMIHDPDILFLDEPTIGLDVVSKHRVLNFLKELNAEGKTIFLTTHDLNDIETLCREILIINHGRLIYKGSLTALKKMVALPRLLKIRLKEGHYSLSQTQRKFIEIYNGNYNEKEGEIVIRIENSHKPAILARKVLQEFEIEDFKIQDPGIEEVVRDIYRN is encoded by the coding sequence ATGGGTGAATACATTGAGGTTTCCAATCTTTGTAAAGACTACACAATATACAAAAGGAGGGGTCTCAGGCGTGAAAAAGAAATAGTCCATGCAGTCAGAAACATCAGCTTTGGCGTTAAGAAGGGCGAATTCCTGGGATACATTGGACCAAATGGTGCTGGAAAATCCACGACAATAAAGATGCTCACCGGAATACTAACTCCAACTTCTGGAGAAGTTAGGGTTGCAGGTTTCTGTCCCTGGAAGGAAAGAAGAAAGTATGTGAAAAACCTCGGCGCTATTTTCGGGCAAAAGACACAGATGTGGTGGGACCTACCAGTAAAAGACACATACAAGGTTTTGAAGGCTATATACAAGGTTCCAGAAGCTAAATTTAGAAAGCAATTAAGCTTTCTTATAGACAGACTCGAAATAATGGAGTTCTATGAGCAACCGGTTAGGCAACTGAGTCTTGGTCAAAGGATGAGGGCAGAACTGGCAGCATGTATGATACATGATCCGGACATTCTATTTCTCGATGAACCAACAATCGGTCTCGATGTAGTATCTAAACACAGGGTATTGAATTTCCTCAAAGAACTAAATGCGGAAGGAAAAACGATTTTTCTCACGACTCACGACCTCAATGATATTGAAACTCTGTGCAGAGAAATTCTTATAATCAACCATGGGAGATTGATTTATAAAGGTAGTTTAACTGCATTGAAAAAGATGGTGGCACTTCCCCGACTGCTAAAGATCAGATTGAAGGAAGGTCACTACTCCCTTTCCCAAACCCAAAGGAAATTTATCGAGATCTATAACGGGAACTACAATGAAAAAGAAGGAGAAATAGTAATAAGAATCGAAAATTCTCATAAGCCTGCAATCCTAGCAAGGAAGGTTCTCCAGGAATTTGAAATAGAAGATTTCAAGATACAGGATCCGGGAATCGAAGAAGTGGTAAGAGA